gttgatgttgcttgatgattatatggctggtttgaaagtgagAAAAGTGAGAGTtttaggggaggtgttgtccaatttttttagaaataacctactaacgatagagtacgttttattcttgttcatagcttaaccataatgcttaacgttttaatataggttgagacaatattggacagcatatacgtataaacactaaaggtatgtaaagttaatattttcttcttttggcatgattcaTGTGAAACGAACGAATGGCGTATGCTTAAAtcccaaagaaactcttattcatagataCACTCGAATGGCTAACGTTCTTgattttcagaatttatattgttatgtcttgactcatgtgtatgattccatccatcttagttggtataactcatattgtggtataattcatattttagtataatccataattggtgtgattcataatgactattgtcttggttgtcaaatgatggactgttttggttattccattaagtctccgataatgatcaaattacacaaggttgctaatgataccctattcgtgcatattgttatggtattattcaccgagtcctataataggtcggatatgttatcatgtatggattccactacattattcaccgagtacCTTACTAGAgagccgggtacgtgatatgataatatgatgttaGGATGATATGACAATataattatggcaccgagtcccataatgggtcgggtacggtatcagtgtacactactctattcaccaaGCTCCTTGCTAAAGGGCCgaatatggtatatatatatatatatatatatatatatatatatatataaataatgatatattgatataattgtgacatcGAGTCCCCTAACGGGTcgagtatgatatatgatgatgatatggatgtatttatttcataagacacaggtacagtgattagctcctgaatctttattgcagatgtgatctcctttatggtattttatgctttatatactcggtacatagttcgtactgaccctctttcttcggggggctgcatttcatacccgcaggtacagatactcattttggagagccgccagctTAGAATTCTACTCAAAGgatttgaagtgctccattgtctcagAGCCCgaactttgggtactaatccttataatgtatatatttgagtaTTTAAGGGTACGACAGGgccttgtcccatcatatgctattgttaatcctcttagaggtctgtagacacatgagtgagttgtatatagatgttgtccggtgtactagtatgaattatatttttggacgtttacattcagagtggaagccttgtcggcttacatattatgttatcttatttttgacaattaagactccccaagaaataagtgattttggtatatatataagtaacagtTTGAAACGatgtgctacccatataaatcctatatcatttttaattgccgattgactatagataataggtgtgtatacgagggtccaattcagacactagtcacggggctaggtcgtgacaattggtggtcaaaggattcgctcagaaagaaggtatagactttaaTAAGATATTTTCTCTAGTGGTTCGACTCATAATAATTCGAGTGGTCTTGGcaatgtgtgctacatttgacttgtacttggagaaGTTAGAtatcaaaactgcatttcttcataaaaatcttgaagaagaaatttacatgttCCAACCAGAAGATTTTGAAGAACAGGAAAAAGaaaacttggtttgcaggttgaacaaatctctatacggtctcaaacaaGCGCCGAGGTGTtagtataagagatttgattcctttatTATAAGCATTGGATACAACAAACATAGTTTAGAttcttgtgtttattacaagagatttggtgatgacgattttattattttgctgttgttgttgatgacatgttggtagcaagCCCAActaagatcgtctcacaaatttaaagacAAAGTTGGCTAggaagtttgaaatgaaggacttgggactagcaaacaagattctaggaatgcaaattcaccgagacagaaataatagaaagatttGGATTTCTTAagagaactacttgaagaaaatcttgcgaCGCTTCATGCAAGACTGTACTtactattaatttcaagttatcctcaagtatgagtcctagcaatgaagcagagaggatggagatgtctcgaatACCATATACATCAGCAGTggaaagtttaatgttcgccatggtatgtacaagacctgacattgcacaagcagtgggaatggttagtcgatacatggctaatcttagtagagagcattggaatactgttaagaggatcctgagatatatcaagggtacctcagatattGCAATGTGTTATAGAGGATCAGATTTTActattaaaggttatgttgattcagactATGCAAGTGATCTTggtaaaagcaagtccaccaccggttatgtgtttactcttgctggaggagttGTAATCTAGGTTTCAAAACTAcagtctatcgtggctacatctacgatggAAGCAgaacaagctagcaaagaggcaatatggatgcagatgttactggagaaGCTCAGGCACAAACAAAagaaggttgctctgttttATGACAGttagagcgctttgcatcttgcaaagaatccgatatttcattcaaggacaaaacacatacgagttcagtatcactttgttcatgagaagtcggaagaagacaatgtggatattcagaaaattcacactaatgataacctagcagatatgtttatgaaatcgatcaacagtaacaagtttatatggtgtcgatcttctattggcctagcagaaacgtaacattgcaatAATTGGGTAAAAAAATGGTGTgaaagtcaaaaagggaggtgcaCATGCACCGTCAAAGAAgaaaatgtgtattttatgcgTTTCAAAGGTTGTTGCCTCCTTTAACAACTTTTGATAAGAAAACGCGCATTTTACACGAAAACGCGTATtcagtttcctataaatagatgACCTCTTGctctcatttagatcatccctcAAAAAAGAGATATAGTTGAGGTATGTTTTTTTTACACTTATCTCTTTGTATAACTGCTTAAAGTTCAGATGTTTGTGCTTGTATAAATTCGTTATTTCAggtttatataaaaataactcaattatccgcgaattatacaaatacacGAATTATATAAACGAGACAACTTAAACTATATTTACAACCCGTCAATATGCAAACTATAACTAAGGaatctaattaaatttaatatagtgGTTATTTGGGAAATTTTCCCGTGTAAATGTGCCTGCATAATAACAAACAAGGGGGCAACATAAACTCGAGACCTTTTACCAACTAAGATTAAAAGCTTCAATAATAGGGAATTAACCCTAATATTTACATGCATCAACTTGAGACCTTTTACCAACTAATCAATCTATATGTGAAATCAGTTTAATTAGTAGGCAGAACTACCCAATAAATGTagttttttttaccttttatgGCAAGAGAAATTATTCGCACTTTAATTTCTCATTATATTATTCACTCGACAATTGCACCTCAATCTCCATTGATAGATGTACTTTGAGCCGCCTTTGATCGAAATTTTGTTTAAATCAAGGAAATTCTTGGAAGAACGATAAGAGTTGTTGTCGTATATATGATTAGAAATGTAATATTTACGTTATATAAAAATACAAGATAAAATTGTGTACAATATATCTGATTTAATATAATTCGATTCTTTCTCAAGtcaaattaaagaaataattaatttctcaTAGTACATCAAGTTGGTTTCAATTAATTAGTTACAACATTCCTTTCATATCTATCATCTACAGTTGTACAAAATTTCCGATGTAACGTCATGCAAAACTCAATTTTATAATTCCAAAACTACTGCacagattataatttttttggaaaatctttCAAGATTTGGACTCAGAATTAAAAGCAGCAGCTGTCTGAAGGTGATGATACATTTCTAATTGAAGCAATATGAAACTTCCACGATGCTGCATTAAAATTATCACATACAAACGTGGTTCCAacttccaattttttttcccttttattttGTCTAATTTCATTTTCCAAATTACACATAGCAATTTGGTGGGATttttactaatgaaaataaataaattagagaACGCCACATGACTTTGCGTCATGTTACAAATATAGTAATTATTCAGAAGGAGAATGATTCGAAGAAGCATATGTATTTTTGGATTAAACAATTTAAACTAAAGATTTAGATTCGACTATTTATTCTGATTTCTGACCTTGTTAAAAACAAATCCTGACAGTTGGTCATAATATCATTATCTGATACTCTTTTCGTCTATTTTTACTTTTCCACTATACTAAAAACgaaaaaaagtctaaaatgtcTCAAACTATTGGAATGGTACAAAAATATCcatcatccatctattgggctTAAAATGCCCCTGACATCTActtttaggtccaaaaatgacctttttttTAACGAAAAAGAGCATTTTAGGCCCGATATATGGATGAggggcatttttgtaccatttccaaTAGTTTGAAGGCATTTTAGGGCCTTTTccgtaattaaaattctgttaaataaattttaatttataattaattttaaataattaaattgtaaccaatagatgaccaccatgtgtttaaaaaatattcaaattatttaattaaaattctgttaaataaattttaaataattaaattgtaaccaatagatggccgccatgtgttttaattttttttttcaattttttaattaaaattttattaaagaaaaggtcatttttggacctaaaggtggatATCAAAGttattaattttcaaaattttatatgataatcatccatctttaggtccaaaaatgatcttttctttaacaaaattttaattaaataaattgaataatttttttaaacatgtgACGGCCATCTATtgattacaatttaattatttaaaattaattataaatcaaaatttatttaatagaattttaattaaataatttgaatattttttttaaacacgtggcggtcATCtgttggttacaatttaattatttaaaattaattataaaacaaaatttatttaacagaattttaatcacgaaaaagggcctaaaatgccctcgaactattaaaaataatacaaaaatgtCCCTCATCCAtatattgggcctaaaatgccatgttccgttaaagaaaatgtcatttttggatCTAAAGGTGGATGTAAAGGGCATTTTAagcccaatagatggatgagagaacatttttgtaccattttcaatagttcggggggggggggagggggggggggttaggcccttttccgtactaaaaatagatgttcaacaatacttgtccaatttatgaaattaaaagataatttaCATATAGTTTCTAATTTACccttatcattaattagtagtcattttcctattatatttttcaagacattgtatttattatattcaaatggtgatatgataaaattatctttctatttataatttcttaagaaTCGTGTAAAGTTaatagtggacaagtaaaaatagaCGGATAGAGTATAAGGTATCTCAATTCTAActaattattttgttttaaacTAAAGGAACtcattaaaatgaaaaagaaaaaaaaggcacCAATGAGAAAGTAGAGAACTTGAGCTATATCTTGATCAATAATTATGGTCAAAGGAATAAattaaggataagacttttATGATTGGCTGCAAGTGGATGAACTTGATTGCTAGCTACAAGCACGTATGTATAAAAACCTCAAAATATTAAGAAAGCATTTTTGTAATTGAATTAGACTGTAATCCAATATTGTAGGCTTGTAGTTGATCATATTTAAATTGGCACATTAAATTTTATAACTAAGTCAACAGAATTACAGATGGAAAATACCATATATGCACATTTTTCTATATAATTCTTGTTATGGTGTGCAAATAAGAGTCTTGCACTATTAGAACGAATTATAGcacataatattaaaaatatctttaggttaattaatctcaataatttttgatatttttaatgaGTAAACAGTAACTTGATTAATATATACCGTCCATGAATACAAAAGGCACGCAAACAAGATCAACAGTCTATTTATATATTGCTTCATAAAAGATTGACATAGCATCGAAATTACAAAAATCTAAAGAAAGAGTAAATGATGACCGGTTATGttattcaaaataaaagaatacaTCCAATTTATAGGTAACTAATTAAACATAAAGAATTCTAAAAATGCTTTTTTTAAATATAGATTctaaactaataaataaatattatataattagtATAGATCCTAAACTAGAAAGAATtgctataaataaataaattaccatTTAACGTATCAGGGGCAACCTAAGTATATTAGTGgtctaaattcaaaattaatacTCCAGATATATCAAACTTTTTCTTATAATCCTTTCATATGAAAAGTTTACTTTTTTCTACaattaatacttttttttttgagaaaaaaaactataatctatattgctaaaaaaaatgaaaaaaaatgccCCCCCCCCTAAAATTTGGGGCCTAgggcacttttttttttaagagcCGGCCTTGGTAACAGTTTAAGGAAAATAAACACTTTATTATTAGCGTTGATCCTAAAGTAGAAGAAAAGTaagtattataaaatatttttgaatatattGTTGATATTCCCTACCTTGAacacttaattatttttattgatctCAATTTTCTTGACTTTTCTCATTACATACTTCATGTATTTttagtaactattattatatcattaattaaaaataaataattatgtagtttTCTTTTCAAACAGAAGAGAAGTAGGCATGCCACCCGCGCCTTATACAATCGAAAAAATTTGATTTTGTAGACTTACAAATACTATTTTACTTATATCATGACCTTTTGATAAGagatttgtaaaaaaaaaaaatgtaaagagTTTTGTAGAGTCATTTTTCTTATTCAAACGGTAAGTGTGCACAGAAAATTGTTTCCTCATAAATCACTCTCTAATGTTTCCTTGCAAGAGCGCCAACATAATTTAAAACaccttgaaattcattaataatgtcttcttcttcatttaatCTAACATCAAAAGATTATCTAAcatataaatcataatttaagggtataaataaaaattattaataaatttaaaatactgTCGCGAAAGACAACTATTGTaaacattaattatttaaagaatGTGATGCTTTCCACTTGGTGTATCATGAATTGAAAAGGTgtaaaacaacaattaacaaagGATTGATGTGCGCATGGGTGACTAATTAGGGACAAGCAATAGTAGTGGATGTGGCTAGAAAAGACTAGGTGGGAGGGTGGGTAGGTGGCATATGGGATTGAGTTCCATGAAGAAGGATAGTAATTAACATGTTATGTTTTGATTCCCATCCCTACAAGCAAGCAAACTATAGATCTTCTGATGCTGAAATTTTATCTACCTAACCACTCTCAATATTAGAACGACAATAATAAATATTGAgtgaaattttataaataaaatttgaagagGGTAAATTATGCAAATTTTATCTCATGAAGATAGAGAGGCTGTTTTCGAAATAGTACCTCAATattatggaaaaaaaaatctctcaatatctcctttttttttcttgaaaaattatgttagtttatttatttatttataattccaacaattttcaatatatttatAGTTATGTCCTAGAAAAGAAAATGACAGAACTCCGCGATTTACTCTTTCAACAACAAAGCCACCTATACGCCaacaaaacatttacaacactaCTTATAACATTAACCCATTAAATGTCATTTGTCTATGTTTTAGTAGTGGAGTATAGTTCTCatcattttctatttttaattataaaaactAATTCACTGGGATATTCTATTTCTTAAATTCTTTGCTCTTTTTatattgttactattattttgtTTGGTCCCTCGTTATCGATAAATTCTTATCTAGTCCTCATAATTTTTGACTAAGCATATTTCAACCTTTAATTACCTGAAATGTGCCTTTTTGATGTTTTtgattttagattattttttattgaactaTATTACTCTTAAATATGGAGTAATActataaatttaatataaaacaTCGATAATTGAGTGGTTTAACACGtactaattttttaaaaattgtggAGATTCACTATCGAAAGAATAAAAAATGcacatattaattaattaaagattaaaTGTGCGACAAATATCAAAATTTGTTCATATTTAAGGGAATAAAAGTGCCATTTTCCCTATTATTTCTGAATATGAATTCCATCCCCCCCCCCTCACACCCCCTCACACCCCCTCACACCCCTCCCCCTCCACCCTTACTCCCCCTCAATTTGTAGTCTCTATGTGTCCATGTTCTTTGTAAACTAACCTCAACCCCTTTCTTTTTGTGAGGTTTTCGTGGTTGTCCACCTCTAACTTCTCGCTTTTCTCTCTTTCCCTTCTTGGcctaattcttcttcttcaaatctatttttgtatcatttccctcttttctctttctttccctTTTCATTTCTCACATTATCCCTCTTTggcctttcttcttcttcatttcaaaCTATTGTTATTGCATGGTTGGTTTCTTGGTTATTACATTTTTATTATGTCTAGGTTACTTAAAGGAAGATGATGGGCAATGCAGCTGGAAGTTGAGGAGAATTAATACCCCTTTCTTTTCTATCAGCAGATTTTATCAAGAAAGGTATTCTACATAACCCCAAGAcagaaacaagaaaaaagatTCAATCTTTACATTATGCAATTTCTGTCTGTATGTATGTTAAAAGGGGTAATTAAagatcattttttattattttggttgCATTTTGTTTTGTTAGGCAAAGGAATTGGTTCTTCACATTTAAGTGCTGCTGCTTCTATCTGTATTCTATTTCATATCTGAACAGAGGGTTGTTGTTGCATTCGGGCTTTATATACTCTTCTATGGGAACCAAAATGAAGGGGATCTACAAATACATTTCTAATATTTTTGGTAATTGCCTTTTTTCCCCTTTAGCCCCATATccctaattttttaatttttgagttaatttttTGACTGGAAGGAAATTGGATTGTGATTACAGTTGTGAAGGAGAGGGAGATAGAAATTGGATTTCCAACTGATGTTAAGCATGTGGCACATATTGGTTGGGATGGACAATTAGGCAATGCACCTAGTTGGGtatgtttttagttttttcatcattctttggtccacattttttttatatctgcCCTTTTCCAAATTCATCATTTTGTAtaaaaattcctcttttttttttctactcaTAGACCtaatattttgtttgttttggtTCTTTTTGGAACTTAATAGATGAATGAATTCAAGACTGGGCCTGATTTTGCAGCAACTTCTATTGGTAATTCTGGTTCTGCACATTCTCCATGGGCATCTCAAGGTTAATATTTTGCTTCTAAAGAGAACTCTTCTTTTCCCTCTTGTGTGCTCCTTTCACTACCAATTGTCCTGTGACAAGCCAAGAATAATGACCAAAAGATGTGTTACATATTACTGAGTAGTTTGAATATTTGGAaagaatcaagaaaacaaaGCAAGTGTCTGATATGTTGCTTTAAAACATGTGCAGTGTCAATAATCAGACAATGTCCCAATGGCAGTAGGGTTTTATCACGGGTTGAGATGTTGATTGAAATATGATAAACTTGTCCTATGTTCTGTACTAATGTATTGAAAAATCTGTTAAAATGGACAGGacaattctttttcttctttttttaaatatattttttcgtCTTGTTTTGTTTTTCCTTGAAGGGTCTGCATCTCCTAGAAGAATtcaaatttacatttttaaatGTGTGAGGTTTTCAAATGACATATTCTCAAGTGTTATTTGAAATGAACCTAAAATATGGGTTGAAATGAAATGTTATTGCAGTTTGCATTTGAAATCCAAATTATATTAGGTAAATCTAAGCAGGTGCAAAAGTTTAAGCCTGTGAAAATGAATTTACATAGGGCCAAAGTCCTCAATCCAAAGGGACCCTAAGATTCTTTGCCTCAAACCAGGGAAAGCTTTGGACTTATATGTCACAGAAAGGTCTTTAACTTGGCACCAGAAAGGGACAGTTTTTGATGTGCTTTTCTAAAAATAATCTTGGCTGTTGGGCAAATATTGTCTAATACCAGTGACCCTAATATAGTAGTTTCATAACATCTAGATTACCAAGCAATCCTTTGTTAAAAGGTTAAAAAGGAATATATATGTTGTAAATTATTCTTTGAGTCGGAATCATTCAATTGACAGTAATACGAGCATTTCACTCAATTAAGCTTTCATCTTAGTTCTCTTTGAAGTTAAGTTAATCCAGGTTTCATAAAGTATTCTGTGTTTTCCACTCTTGGATAAAAAAGCAAGCAACTAGTGTTTACTAAGATTTATGGCACGCTCCGTTAGATTACCATAATGCATAATCACTTATTTTGACATGTGACATTCAGCGTAAAAATTTGATCAGGGGAGTGCAAGTTTCTTGTTTTTTCTTGAAAGAACTTTTATGCGGAAAAGTTTCTTCAATGCTGACGTGCAGTCTGTTTGTAGGTCATTCAACTTGGTTGCATTGCTTAGTTTATATATTAGAGTGAGAACTATTTTCAAAACCTTTCCATATTCTACTTAAAGTAGTTCATAaatgaatatttaaaatttcGTATGATGGACTGATTTCTTATgccaacttttggagtttcttgatatgagttgattcaCAAAATAAGCCGAAAGTTTGTTATAGTAGAAGTACTGATCCTCATTTTCTGTGAATActtatttttatagtttttatCGCATCTTTTTGACAGATTACACAGAGTCAATTAGACAGCAACCAGCATCTGATCTTTACAGGGACGTAACACCTACAGCGGGTCCTAAGAAACAAAAGCGGAGGAAACCCAAGTCGACATCCTCTCCCAGGTCTGGTTCATCATCCTCATCAAGGTCATCACGAGCAGAAAAATCCAAGACTAAATTTGTCGAAGGCAATGCTAAACCACTAAACATAGAAGTGGCTTAATGTTACAAACATGTAGTTTAAACTGCGGAGAATTCTGTCATTGCCTAGCTATCGGATTTGTTCATAGTCCTCACGGAAGGATCGACGAGAAAGGCGAGGAGGGTATAGAAACTTGAGTAGATGTAGAGAGTGTTACACTGCAAATGTTATAAAGTAATATGGAAGAAAACCAAAAAGTAGTAGGAGGGCTTAGAGATACACACGGTGAAAAACTTAAAGCTTCCAAAACCAGGACAATGTTTTGGGAGAATTATaaattctttttccttttttctatttatttttctcttagtTTTATCGTTCCTCTTCTTGGAACTACAACGAGGAAGGATCGTGTAAAGAGTTGAATTGTTTAGTCTATTGGTTGAAGATTGTACTAATGCTAAttatttgatttga
The sequence above is a segment of the Solanum dulcamara chromosome 11, daSolDulc1.2, whole genome shotgun sequence genome. Coding sequences within it:
- the LOC129873402 gene encoding CRIB domain-containing protein RIC10-like, with the translated sequence MVGFLVITFLLCLGYLKEDDGQCSWKLRRINTPFFSISRFYQERQRNWFFTFKCCCFYLYSISYLNRGLLLHSGFIYSSMGTKMKGIYKYISNIFVVKEREIEIGFPTDVKHVAHIGWDGQLGNAPSWMNEFKTGPDFAATSIGNSGSAHSPWASQDYTESIRQQPASDLYRDVTPTAGPKKQKRRKPKSTSSPRSGSSSSSRSSRAEKSKTKFVEGNAKPLNIEVA